The proteins below are encoded in one region of Neorhodopirellula lusitana:
- a CDS encoding YifB family Mg chelatase-like AAA ATPase, which yields MLARLKTFTLLGIEAMPVDVEVDISPAAMPKTILVGLPDTAVKESTHRVERAIVNSGFIRPQDRVVINLAPGDLPKQAPSFDLPVALGVLAGSGQLDASRLEHYAVVGELALEGITRPVKGALSLAIEAAKDPSLKGFIVPTANAPEAAVVEGLEVIAVDSLAQCVAFLAGEIEIPPVPGRVEELFEQFSEYEVDFADVRGQEMAKRAMTLAAAGRHNLLMIGPPGSGKTMLAKRLPTILPRLVPSESIETTRIYSAVGQLPAGQPLLATRPFRSPHHTISDAGLVGGGSPPSPGEISKAHNGILFLDELPEFNRKTLEVMRQPLEDGTVTISRALRSTTFPADFMLIAAANPCPCGYRSDPRRSCNCTPPQIERYMSKISGPLLDRIDLHIEVPAVPFEELSARKATTESSANMREHVVKAREVQTERFRDSPVRYNAQMTSRQVREYCELSPAGTQLLRAGVESLGLSARAHDKILRVSRTIADIAGSPSIEEDHLAEAISYRNLDADIWV from the coding sequence GACTCAAAACGTTCACCTTGCTCGGGATTGAGGCCATGCCGGTGGATGTGGAGGTCGACATTTCGCCGGCCGCGATGCCCAAGACGATCCTAGTCGGACTGCCCGATACGGCCGTGAAAGAATCCACTCACCGCGTCGAACGAGCGATCGTCAACAGTGGCTTCATCCGCCCACAAGATCGTGTCGTGATCAATCTCGCACCCGGAGACCTACCTAAACAAGCACCCTCGTTCGACTTGCCTGTCGCTCTGGGTGTCTTGGCCGGAAGTGGTCAACTCGATGCCTCCCGCTTGGAACACTATGCCGTCGTCGGCGAACTCGCGCTCGAAGGGATCACCCGACCCGTCAAAGGCGCCCTATCGCTCGCCATTGAAGCCGCCAAGGATCCTTCACTGAAAGGCTTCATCGTCCCCACCGCCAACGCCCCCGAAGCCGCCGTGGTCGAAGGCCTGGAAGTCATCGCGGTCGATAGCTTAGCCCAGTGCGTGGCCTTCTTGGCTGGCGAAATTGAAATCCCTCCCGTCCCCGGACGAGTCGAAGAACTCTTCGAACAATTCAGTGAATACGAAGTCGACTTCGCCGATGTCCGCGGACAGGAAATGGCCAAACGAGCCATGACCTTAGCCGCCGCGGGCCGACATAATTTGCTGATGATCGGTCCGCCCGGAAGTGGCAAAACGATGCTCGCCAAGCGGCTGCCCACCATCTTGCCTCGGCTTGTCCCCAGCGAGTCAATCGAGACCACTCGCATCTATAGCGCCGTTGGTCAACTCCCCGCCGGGCAACCGCTACTAGCGACCCGCCCGTTCCGAAGCCCTCACCACACGATCAGCGATGCTGGTTTAGTCGGCGGCGGCAGCCCACCTTCGCCGGGTGAAATCAGCAAAGCTCACAACGGCATTTTGTTCTTGGACGAGTTACCCGAGTTCAACCGCAAGACACTCGAGGTCATGCGGCAACCACTCGAAGACGGCACCGTCACGATCTCACGTGCCCTTCGTTCGACGACCTTCCCCGCCGACTTCATGCTCATCGCCGCAGCCAACCCCTGCCCTTGTGGATATCGCAGTGACCCAAGACGCAGCTGCAACTGCACACCGCCCCAAATTGAACGATACATGAGTAAGATTTCTGGTCCCCTACTTGATCGTATTGACCTGCACATCGAAGTCCCGGCTGTTCCTTTCGAAGAACTATCCGCTCGTAAGGCGACGACGGAATCCAGTGCAAACATGCGCGAGCACGTTGTCAAAGCTCGCGAGGTTCAAACGGAACGATTTCGTGACAGCCCCGTCCGCTACAACGCACAAATGACCAGCCGCCAAGTCCGCGAGTACTGCGAACTCAGCCCCGCTGGAACGCAACTATTAAGAGCCGGCGTCGAATCACTCGGCCTGTCCGCTCGCGCCCACGACAAGATCCTCCGAGTCTCACGCACGATCGCCGACATTGCCGGAAGCCCATCGATCGAAGAAGACCACCTCGCCGAAGCCATCAGCTACCGAAACCTAGACGCCGACATCTGGGTCTAA